A region of the Desulfobacterales bacterium genome:
CACCGGGCTGCCCGGCTGAATTATTAACATTGCAGCGCACATAGGACAAGAGGTATTCTAAAAGGACTTGATTGCAGCCCGTGCGCACTATCTCATTTTTTGGGTGGGCGCAAGGACTCGATTTTGCTCAGGAAGGCCGCCGGTTTTTTGATTAAAATGGCCGGGAAAATCTTGATTGACTATCAAATAAAAGCATCGTACACCTTATATCTTATACTGGGAATTCATATCGTTAGCTTAAGAAGGCGACAATTCAACGTTCGGGTGCCGTGTTGTTTCCTGGGCCTGGTTTTTGTGCGCAGACAAGGAGGCGTCATGACGTGCCGTATCCTGCTGCCGACTATCGATATTCCCGCGGACATGGACCGCACCTGAAAGCGACAGGAAAGCGGAGCTTTTTCAGTACGAACGGTTTCGGCAGGCGTCAGGTCGATAGACCCTTGAAAAAGAGCGATTGAACGATCTGGGGAGGGAATGAAAAATTTTAAAGTCCTGCTGGTGGATGATGAACTCGAATTCGTATCCACCCTGGCAGAAAGACTCCAGTTAAGGGAAATACAGGCACGAACCGCCCCGGACGGCAAGCGGCCCTGGGAATGATCCGGGAAGATCCGCCCCATGTGGTGGCCCTGGATGTCATGATGCCTGAAATGGACGGCATCCAGACGCTTGTCGAGATAAAAAAAATGGCGCCGCTGGTGGAGGTGATTTTGCTGACGGGCTATGCCAAGATGGAACTGGCGCTCAAGGGGATGGAAAAAGGCGCCTTCGATTACCTGATTAAGTCCATCGGCATTGATGAGCTGATGTACAAACTTGAGGATGCCTATAAGAAAATTTCCATTCAGGAGCAGAAGATAAAACATATACAGGAGATGATTCAGTCGGGTGAATGAATAAGTAGTCGGACCCGTATCAGGCAAGGGATTATTTAGATAAATTTGTCGGAGATGGAGGAGCTGAGGAATATGAAATTTTTCAGACTGTGGGGCAGCTTTATGATGGAAGGGGCCGCCGCCCATTGACGGCAAGGGCCTGATGTCGGTGATGTTTCGGGCAACAGCCAACACGGCCTTAACCACCGGCGTGAAATCACAGTACGCCGAAAAAAACTATTTCATGATTTCTAAGAATTTTTGCAGCCTGACATCCCGCCTGGGATTCCATTTTTCAACAATCGAAACCCTGGTGAGCGAGTGGCCGGTGGAAAACTACATTAGTTTTCACTTTAAGGGGGGTGCCGCCGATTACGACCGTCGGCTCAAGCGGGTGCTCTTTGTGGGAGAAATCCTGGAGGATTACGGGTTTAAGCTGAACATCAAGGAAGACAACCTGATCGCCCGCCTGGAAAACCAGGAAAAAGAAGTGATGATCGACCACCTCAAGATCCTGGGCTATCTGACCATTCACTCGCGCCAGCTCGATATGATCATGGGAAACGAGGCTGCCGTAAGCTACTACCGCGCCAAAATCAAAGAAGATATTCAAAAGATCG
Encoded here:
- a CDS encoding response regulator, with the translated sequence MIREDPPHVVALDVMMPEMDGIQTLVEIKKMAPLVEVILLTGYAKMELALKGMEKGAFDYLIKSIGIDELMYKLEDAYKKISIQEQKIKHIQEMIQSGE